The nucleotide sequence GGGTGGGCAGGCCCGCTGGGCGGGTGTGAAAAGACGTGATGCATACAGGCAGCTTCCCCCGAACACCTTGAGGCCAAGGGGAGGTGCATCAGGCTGACTtctcagagaagcaggctgccccgTCGGGGGCTGGGGCCTCATGCCTGCCCTTCCGAGTTCTCTGGGCTCAAATGCTCATCAGACATAAGGACACAGAGGCCGGGCAACTCCTGGGGTGATCTGTCCAAAGTCACGGCCCAAATCCTTGGCACAGGCAGGATCAGCCCGGGGGCTCCCAACCAGGCCGTCTTGTCCTGGGTCCTGGGGAGCAGTGCCTGGTCAGGGCAGGAGGCCCCCCTGCAGGGCTGCACGGAACCCTGCATGGTCCACCAGGGCCTGGTGGACCCCAGGAAGCTGGACGTGGAGAGAAGCCAACTCAAGGCCTTGGCCTTGCCTGGgaagcttccttctccttcccttttgggagcaagcagcaggcagaccACAGCCCAGACCCCCTGCATGGAAACCCCCAAGGAAACAGCAGGTGTGCCTCTCACTTGCTCTTGGGAGGGACAGCTGCACACCTGGCCGGGGCTCTAGGCCCTGTACCTCACAAGGCTGCAGAGGCGGCCAGTCGGAGGGGGACAGCTAGAGGGCCTGGCCTGGGTGCAGGGGgcttggagaaaagagagagagaaggaaccccTCACTCGCTCTGCTCAGCCACTAAAAGCCTGCTCCCCTCCGGGGTCCCCGAGGCCTGATCCACAGCAGCCATCGAGACGAACAGACGtggatggacacacacacacacgttcacacgcacgcgtgcacacgcacacacacacacacacaccccaccttaCACTCAGACCTAGTGTTGAAGACACAGCAAGTGTAAACCCAGTGAAGACATCTGCACAGCAGGCATCCGGCGGGACGTCCGTCTCCCCCGAGGCTGGACCACTTGGGGTTCTTTGCCATCTCCCCCTCCACCACCCCTTATTTCGATCATGACATCAGAAAATcaggttaaaaatttaaaaaaaaaaaaaaagggaagaagaggaagaggaagaagaatcagATCGCTGGGAATTCTCAGTCGGAGCGTCACCGCCGGGAGCTGCCGGCCCAGCAGGTGCACTCTGCGGCCCACGCCGCCCTCTGGGTCCTGGGCTCCACGGCTACTGGGAGGAGGCCTTGGTGGCCAGCGAGGCCACGCAGTGCTGCTGGAAGCTGGGGGACACGGCGGCAGTGCAGCCGAGTCTCTGGTGCGGGAGCTTGGCGGTGCCTCCCTGGCCCACGCCGCCCGCGTCGGCCTCTGCCGTCCAGGGAGGGTCCGGGCCCATCAAGTTGCTGCAGCAGCCGGGGCCCGCGCTGCACGTCCGCTCGCCCGCCAGGCCACCCGCCTGCTCCGCTAGGAGCCTGCTGTGCCTCAGCGGGGCCGCGTCCCCCGCCGCCGCCGTGGCTGCGCTCTGGCCCTGCAGGACGGTGGCCACATGGTTCAGGAGGTCTGTGAAGAACTCGCTGACGCCCTCGTAGCCTGCGGGTGGGACAGACGTAACAGGCGCTGGGCCAGGCTGCGGCAGACACAGGTCCGGGCGCAGGGCAGAGCGGGCGTGGGGCGCACAGGGCTCCCAGAACTCAAGGTAGCACGCTCGGGATGTacaggaaaccgaggctcagtaACTGAGGGGACACATTAGAGCCACCAAGCTGAGACTCGAAGTTGGGTGTGGGCGGCCCCCAAGGGCTAGTCCTTGAATTCAGCTGTCCCCAGGGCATGAGAAGCTGTCACGCTCGAGTGGACAGGCAGACGCCCTGTGCCTGGCCCCTCTGAAGCACGGTGTCGGGGTCTCGCGGACTCACCCACCGGGTGTGCTAAGACACATGGGCAAGAGGAATGGCAGGACGTGGCAGGACCAAAGGCCCGCTCCTCACACTCCATCACCAACCGCCCTCTGCTTCTCACCGTCCAGCCTCAGAGGGCGCCGGGACCCTCACCCGTCCTCCAGGATGGCCCTCACAGCCGCCAGCACAGCCCAGACACTCTCCTGTCACAGGAGAGCCCGCCCGGGGCCAGGCAGCAGGGGTGGCCTCCACTGTCCACAATCTCACTTGCCCAGAAAATAACATGCCTCATGTCGTCCAGCCCAAACCGCACAGGCTGGCGGGGCCGGCTCGGGACCTTGCACGGAGCCAAAGCGCACGCAGAGAGCTCCATGCTCTCACCACCTCCCAATTCCACCCTTCTAGAACTTCCACCCTGACAGCCCTGCAtcacccccctcccctgtcccaccAATCCATGGCCACCTCTAGCCCTCACGGTCCTCACCCTCATGTCCTTCCTGCTTTAGAGcctctcatttattttcattgttcccCAGACCACGTCCCGTGGTCTCTCTCATTCCGTCCCTTACTCATCAAAACCCCACCTCTACCAACACCCAGACCTCCGTGCAGGGCGCACCCAGGGTGACTGGAGAAACACAGGCCATTGTCCCAACATGGGCCTCGGTGACTCACTCCCACCTACCTCGGAGTGAAACCCTACACTCTCAACACGCCACAGGGCAGGGCTCATCTCTGGCCTCCGTGTCCCAGGCCCTCCCGGAGCCCTCAGGGGGTAGCTCCTTCCCTTCCCGCCAGGCTCTGCTCCACCATGTCAAGAAGGAGCCCCTGGGTGCCCCTGTCCTCTGACGTCAGGGCTCTAGCAGCCGCGGTCACACTGCACCTGTGCCCAGATCAGCTTGATCTGGGAAAGAGCCAGTGGTGTCCTGCCAGCCTTGGTCTCCTGGGCAGAGGCTTGCGATGGTGGCTGGGCCTGGCTGCACGCTGAGTCAGGGGACACACGTCAGGCACGCAGCCCAGGAGCCGCTCAGCCTGGGTCATGTGCCACACCCCACGCGAGAGGCCTTACTACCCTGCATACCTCGTCTGCCAACTTCACCACATGCTACAAACCCATTCCGCACGCAGGCTGAGGCCTAGCGGGATCGTGCTGACCCCAGGCCCCACCGACGGGGAGGGAGGGACTGGTCAACCTGACCCGCCTGTGCCAGCATCTGAGGACACGGGTCTACAGACTGACGAAGGCGGTTCCTGGCTCCGCCGCTCACCTGGGAAGGCATTGATGTCGATGACCGCGTGCTGCCCCGTCTGGTTGTTGATGATGATGTCAATCCCGAAGAGTGACACACCCAGCGCCTGCCGAAGGGCCCGGGACAGCTCCCGGATGACCTCGTCGCTCGGCCTCTCGAACACGCCCTCGATCTTATCCAgctgtgcgcacacacacgcacacagacacacacacagaagtcaAGTCAGACCACAGGTGGGGTGGTGCAACACCATACCACACACAGAGaccccactcaggtgccccaaatcctGGCCTTCCCCTCTGGAAGGGGGCAGGACAGACCCCTGGTGAGCAGCACTCCCACGGCCACTCCCCGAGTCCCACAGACAACTGGGCAGGTATTAAGTGTCTAGTATGCATTACCCCTTTAGTTCCTGTAACAACCCAGACGGACGGCCCCACAAGGCTGGTCTGCTCTAGTTCCAGCCAGCCGGGGACAGACACGTGGATTTTCATAGGCTCCAGCTTGGCCCCTGGAAGGGCCACCTTGGAAAGGGTTTGGGATCAGGAGGACAGGGATTTGAAGCCCTAGCCCTGGGGTCCCAGGGAAAAGTACTCGGCCTCACcgtgcctcagtttgctcatgtGCAAATGGGACCAAAAAGGCCTCTTTCCTCTGCTGGTCGCTGATGTGGTGGGAACAGTATGGGCCTGGCCATGAGGGGATGCACACCTGCATTTTAGGGCAGGGAGGGCCTGTGACGCCTCTAAGTCCGTCAGCGGAAGGTTACAGGAGATGCCCCATAAATACCAGAGTCCTGAGTCCTGGCGGCTGTGGGGCTCAGGGGCCAGAGGGGGAGAAGGGTGGCAGGCCCATCAGACTCAAAGTGAAGCTGGGTCAGACCCTGACACAGAATTACCAGGTGACCAGCAGTGCCTCTCCTGCGTATGCACCCACCAACCTGAGGACGGGCACTCGTGTCTGCCAGCGTCACAGCGCTGTTCACGACAGCTAAAGGTGGAAAccatccaagtgtccatcaacgcAAGGACAGACACACAATCTGGTTTCCACATGACGGAACATTATTCAGCTACACAATGGCACAGCATGGGCGAACCCTGAAAACGTCAGGCCAAGCGGAAAAAGCCAAACACCATCGGTCACACATTGTAGGACCCTGTTATGAAAGGTCCGGAATAGGCAAGTTCATTGAGATGAAAAACAGATtcgtggctgccaggggctgggaggaagagggaaggcgGGGTGAGTGCTCCCCCCCGGGAAGGCGGGGTGAGTGCTGAACGGATACAGAGTTTTCTTCAGAGGTGGTGAAAATGTTTTAGAACACGGTAGAAGGAGAGGACTACACAACACGGTGAATGACTAAATGTCCCTGGACTGTTCCCTTGAAAATGACTAcattgcggggcgcctgggtggctcagtgggttaagcctctgccttcggctcaggtcagaatcccagggttctggaattgagccccgcatcgggctctctgctcagctgggagcttgcttcctccttgctctctctgcctgcctctctgcctacttgtgatctctgtcaaataaataaataaaaatctttagaaaaaaaaaagagaaaaaagaaaatggctacattgtatgttatgtgaatttcactccattaaaaaataataataataagctgaGTCAGGAGGGCTGAGGACAGACCCTGGCACAGATGGTCCTTCCCCCAGCACAAGTAGCTAGAATGGCTGATAGGGAACTTccagacacacacagagcaaggagcctacACCAGGGCACCATCAGTGGTCCCCCGTGAAAACCACAGCCACCAGCTCTGCACAATCTGCAGGGCCCCCGGGCCCATGACCCTGCTGCCTCGGTGTCCTCGCAGAGGAAACACCTCCTAAGGAGCAGTGCCAGCCTGGCTTTGACAAGCCCTTGTCACTGAGCCCCTGCCCAAGCCAGGACCCACCTCGAGGTCACTCCTGCCAGCCAGCGGCTTAGCCCAGCCCGGCCGCTCGGCCACTGGATCAGTGGCACAGGGTCCTCCCCAAGTCAGAGAGAGCCAGACAGACGCCTCAGCACCGCCCATATCCCTCTGCAGGCTCTGAGCTGTCCTGTACCCTTCGGAGTCTGGTTTTCTCGCCCCAAGAAATGGGGTAATAGAATCACAGGCACCGGGGACGCGGGAGCCAAGAGCCGGCACCCAGGCGGGCCAGCGAGGGGCTCTGCTGCCCTCTACCACGTCTCCTAACACATTGCTCAGAAAAGCACTTTCTCAGCTCAGCTAAGGCATCTCAGAAATCCTTCCGAGGCTGTTTGATGATCTTAAACTCAACAGCCACCCTAGGACAAGACAAAGGCACAGAGATCCCGGGTTGTCATCGCAAAGGCGACGATGACCCTCTGGGAAATGGGGAGGCGACGGAGGTCACCGTCCTCTGCGTCCACAACTCCCCGCATCCCCTGACCACCCTGCAGGGCAGGAGGGGGAGACAGGCTCAGCAAGGCAACAGGCCTCCCGGGCCACACGTCTGAAACCCCCTGGAGTCCATCTCACCAGGGTCTGCGCTCTTGACCCGTCCCCTAGACGCTGGTGTGTGGGGGCCCGCCAGTTAGGTGTGGGTGGGGTTCAGCTTCAGCAGCCTCCACAGGAGGAGGGAGGCTTCAAGGCTAGGCCACGGCCCCCTGCGCGGCCCCCTGCACGAGGCCCTGAGGGGGACTAGAGGGACTCcggctgggagggaggaaggcaggaggggcTCTCATCTCCCACAGAAAGGGTACGGCTAAGTGTGTGCCCTTGTCTTGTTTCATGTGATGTCGGTCCTGGGGGCCTCccgcaggggaaggaggaggtgggggcacaTCCTATAGGTAGAGAGGAGGCCCCGAAGTCTCCCTAAgctttcccatttcacagatgaagaaacgggCCGAGCAGCAGGCAGGTAATTATCTAAGAACGTTACCTGGGACCCTTGGGCATCAGTGAGCAGCCCCCGGGGCCGCCAGAGCCACACGGGACAGGTAGGGATCGCGTCCCAGGAAGTCTGTGGAATGCCATCCCCCTCCCCAACCGCGAGTCCCTGGCCACTCAAGGACTGAGAGCCTCTCAGGGAAGAAGCCCTGCGGACTGCGTCAGTCTAGAGTCTCTGAAGGTTAGACGACTGGCAAAGCTTTTCTGGCACAAAACAGCTTCTTACATCTTACAGTGCACACAGCCAGGCACCAAGAGGTTCTGTTTAAAATCTGACTCTTCTCCAAGCTTCCTTGACCATGGCACTTGTTCCTGGCCCAGGAACATCTATCAACATCTTGAGGGACACCGGTGCTCCCTCCAGGTCCCCGTCCACGCCTGTGCTCCGTCAAACCCTCAGCACACGGCTGGCTCCTCAGAGGAACCAGACACAAACAAGAAATGAACAGGCggcctgggctggggggaggcaaGATGGAATGGGCCCGTGCGCGCCCCCAGCACAGGAAGGAGGGGAGTaggcctggggcaggggccgACTGTGGATGCTGCTGGTGAGAACAGCCTAGGACAGGGAGGAAGACCCAGGCAAATCCTCCCAGATTAGCCAGCACACCCATGACTCAGGAGACCCAGCCCAGGGCTCTAAGGTCAGGGGCAAGGGGCAGCGGAGACTGCTAGCCCGCTGGACTTGAGAGGGATGGAAGCAGCTGCCCCAGGACAAATTTCTAACTCTGGCTGCAGGTACAGTGAGGGAATAAGTCCTAAATTCCCAAGACACCCAGCTTCGGAACAGACCACTCTGGGGTCGTAAGCCAGTGTGGCCCCTGAAGGAACAGCCCTGTGAGTTTGGAGAAGCCACTCAACCCTCCTGATCACGAGCCTCCCCACTTCAGAAAACGGAGCTGTCTGCCCGGCTCCCGCGAGGCTGTGGCGAGGCCCAGCTGTGACGCTGTGGGGCACCTCGGACAGTGCCTGACCCGCCACAATGTTCACGGAACTCGCCCAAGTTCTGCCAGCGGGGAactgccacccccgcccccaccgagGTACTAGCAGGCCCTTAACAAACGCTTACTGGATTCACGTggacaaggaaagagaaaggaaaacggGTGTGATGCTGCCTCCTACCCCCTtttataaatcaggaaaaaagattagaaaacaGGGCTTCAAATTCCCCGTGActtgggaggtgggtggggagatccTCACTCTGGGAGAAAAGTTAGAAAATCTTCCCTCGGGAGTAGCCCAGAAGTCCGCGGGTGTGGCTGTGATGGCCCGCAGCAAGCCAAGAAAGGGGCTCTCTGGTCCccactccctgctctgctggagcTCAGCCCTCAGCCCCACTGCCaggggcaccccccaccccatgttaGGAGGGAAGGCCGCCACAGCGGAAGGAACATACCGCGGTCAGGACCGACGAGGACTCCGGCTTGGACACGTTGTGACTGTTGAAGAAGATGGACTCCCGGTCTGAAAAAGCAAAGACAAGAAGGAGCAGGCGTTAGCTCAAGGCGGGGACGTGACTCCAGCACCTGACAGCAGGGGGCAGCACCCCCCCAGCCACAGTCTCGGGTGGCCTCAGCAGCAGCCAACCTGGGGCCCCCGTGAGCCGGGCACCCCCACGCCAAGGAGACAGGGCACCATGACCGGAAACACGTCCACGCAGGGCTCCCGTTCCCCATACAAAAATAATGGTCTTAGCGAGCCTACCTCGGCTACCACCTTACTGTATCCTGTCCGCGTTTCCCAACACCTACGGCCCGCCCATTCCAGAGTGTGTCTAGTGTGTCTTATGGACAGGGCACTAGAAAGGGGGCTTAGGGGATGGTGCGGGGGCTGAGCGAGTGGGAAACGCAGTGTACCGGGAGCATCAAAGGCCTGAAGTCAAGAGGTTCAGTAAATGCCATTTAATCCCGTAGTCCCAGCCCCTCCCGGTATCCGCCCATGGGACTCTTTCTCAGCGCAGCACTTGAGAAATATGCCCACGCAGCCGCTTGGCACATGCGTGTTTAGAACATAAAGgttctcctgcttcccgactacACACGGGGCAGCGGGAAATCAGAACATGGGCTTCTGAAGGGTCCATCCAAGGAAAGTACACAGAACGATTACTGTTTGGCTTTGGAAGCTTTGGAAGCTGGCACAGACCCCCGAaataccctcctcctcctcccacaccaTACTTCCTGGTCCACCTCTGCCTCCCAGCACACCCTCAGTCCCACCGGGGCACCCAGGTGGGCACACCGATCCCAAGAGTGATGAGTGCAATAAGCAGTTGGTTAGTCTATCCATCCCGTGGAGTGAGGCTGGTCGGCCACACGTTCTCGAGCACTTAGAAGCATGGGCACAGGAATGCAAGAATCACAAAACCGCGAGCTTCACCACCCCATGCCCCCCCACCAAGAATGACATGGGGATGTCCTGGGCCATGAGCCCCTACAGGGCCCCGGCGGCCTCTGCTTCAGTCCCTCCAGGATGGGGCGTGGTGACTCCCGTCCCCAGGACACATTGATCACCCCTGGGACCCAGGGCCCTAAGCGCAAGACAGGAAGGGCCTTGGTTGAGCACCACAGTGCGGGGGGACCAGGCCGCAGGGGGCACCTGCTCTGATCGCCAAGGACCCCCCGCCCCAGCTCCAGGATTACGACGCTGTAACAATCATGCATGAGAAAGTGATTCGGGCGGAGGCCAAGCAGGCAGGCGCTGAGATGTACCTGGCATCCTTCCCGCTAGTGAGGCACACAGGCCCCTTGCCGCCCCGGTGTACCCGACAGTCCTCCCGCCGCTCCGACCAGAGCCAGTCCAGACGGGGGGCACGAGAGATGGTCCTGGGGAAGAGCCTGGGGAAAATAAACACCCTGCAGGACTTGCGCCAGGCAACCCCATTGATCTCTACTTCTGGGCGCTGCCAGCCAAGAAGAGTGAGCCCTGAGCGGTGGCAAGGCCTGTGGGCCAGGGGACAGAGTGCGGCTCGGGCAACTGGAGTGGGGGTCCAGGCCTTCTGCAGGCACGGCTTACCTATTTACCCTGCAGCCCAGCGGGCCCAACCCTACCAAACTCAGGgtgcctcccacccaccccaaggGTCCCCAGGGGTGGCAGACCAAGCCTGGGTGTGGGGGGCGTGGGAAAGGGTCACACAGAGCAGGCAGACATAGCCAAGTTCAGGGAGGCCAGGAAGCTACCGGAGCCACAAGGGATCACCACAAGTGTTTATGCTGGGAAGGCAAGAAGCTGGGCACTCAGAAAGGTGGAGCCAGCAGCTGCTGAACTGGACAGGCCGTGCCACCCAACGGCTCCTTGTGGCAGGAGTACCGACCACACATGTGGATCATTTCacaggagactgcttctccccttAGCTACCTCCTACCTGAGGGCTCAGGCCAGACAACTGTTCAGGACTGGTACGGGGGGCATCCTCTGCTCACTTCCTACCTGTGCCTGGCCCAAACAGGGGCCACAGGGCATGTGGGCAGCCTCTGGCCACTCCCTGACCCCGAAGACCAGGAGGCCAAGATGGGTCAGACTGGGTCACACATCCTTTGACGTGGTGAGCTTTAAGAGACCCAGGTCCTTCTAAGGATGAAGCTGCCGAAGCCCAGGCATGCCGGTCACAGGGGCACTCTGCATCTGGGGCCCCAGGCACTGCCTATGTCCACAGCAGTCCTGAGACACACAGGGGTGGAGAGACAGTGAGGGGAAAAGGAGTGCCGTGgcccccaatttacagatgagaagaaaaGGTTCAAAAGAAGAGAGTAAATGGCCAGCTCACTCCCCCAGTGCTCCAGTAACCCGGCCATCAGGGGCAGCGGCCACCTGCTCTTCTGCTCTGCCTCATCTTCATGCGTGTCTCTGGGCCGGGGGAATGGGTCACAGCGCTGCgggggaggctggggggtgggggcagatgtTCTTCAGGATCCCATCCATGTTTCCGCTGCACAGAGGGACCCACCCTGGCTGCCCTGTCCCAGGGGCTCCCCAATCCAGTGGCGGCCCAGGGCCCCACTGCTTCTCTGGAGCCTTGCATCTGTGCCATGATgactcttttcattctttctttccacatGCGTGTTCTCTCCTGCCAGAATATGAGCCCATCGGGGCAGCATGCTTGGCTGACTGTCTCGGGCTCTCGTGGATCAGTACCTGGCAATGGGGCTGGGCACACGGCAGATTCAAGGCAATACGGCATCTACGGAGAGGCTCGAGCTGACAGGTTAGTGAACCAGAGCCCGGCAGCCTGCCTCTGTAAGTACAGTTTGTGGGGCCGCAGCCATGCCCAGAGGCTTCTGTCTTGTCTGCAGCCATGTTCCTGCTCCAAGGGCAGCAGGACATAATTACAACAGAGCTGGACGAACTTACTACCTGGCGCTTTGCAGAAAAAGTCTGCTGAGCCCAGCAATACGTGCTAAGCGATGCCATTCTTTTATGGACCCCATGGGGGAAAAGGCCCAGGAAGGACAGCAGAATAAAGGTGCCAGTCCGCACAGTCAAGAAATAGGAGTAAACCTACCACGCAAAAGGGAGAGCAGAGAAACGTGCCCATCTGGATCCGGGCCCTAGGTGGAGAGGGGGAGCAACTGCCCCAACAGTGAACCACAGGCAGAGAATGCGTCTGGGGCAGGCCAACATCAACCGTCTCAGCAAGAACCTGACTGCCATTTCAGCCGAGGCAAGTGCCAAGATGCCACCGGCCCTAAGACACACCTGACTTCAGAGAGGTCATCCGGTAAAAACCAAGATCTGAGAATCAACAGAGCACGGTCATTATGGAGGGAA is from Mustela lutreola isolate mMusLut2 chromosome 7, mMusLut2.pri, whole genome shotgun sequence and encodes:
- the ITPK1 gene encoding inositol-tetrakisphosphate 1-kinase isoform X1, producing the protein MQTFLKGKRVGYWLSEKKIKKLNFQAFAELCRKRGIEVVQLNLSRPIEEQGPLDVIIHKLTDVILEADQNDSQSLELVHRFQEYIDAHPETIVLDPLPAIRTLLDRSKSYELIRKIEAYMKDDRICSPPFMELTSLSGDDTMRLLEQNGLAFPFICKTRVAHGTNSHEMAIVFNQEGLSAIQPPCVVQNFINHNAVLYKVFVVGESYTVVQRPSLKNFSAGMSGSSPGPSLVPPVWTGSGRSGGRTVGYTGAARGLCASLAGRMPDRESIFFNSHNVSKPESSSVLTALDKIEGVFERPSDEVIRELSRALRQALGVSLFGIDIIINNQTGQHAVIDINAFPGYEGVSEFFTDLLNHVATVLQGQSAATAAAGDAAPLRHSRLLAEQAGGLAGERTCSAGPGCCSNLMGPDPPWTAEADAGGVGQGGTAKLPHQRLGCTAAVSPSFQQHCVASLATKASSQ
- the ITPK1 gene encoding inositol-tetrakisphosphate 1-kinase isoform X4, with product MKDDRICSPPFMELTSLSGDDTMRLLEQNGLAFPFICKTRVAHGTNSHEMAIVFNQEGLSAIQPPCVVQNFINHNAVLYKVFVVGESYTVVQRPSLKNFSAGMSGSSPGPSLVPPVWTGSGRSGGRTVGYTGAARGLCASLAGRMPDRESIFFNSHNVSKPESSSVLTALDKIEGVFERPSDEVIRELSRALRQALGVSLFGIDIIINNQTGQHAVIDINAFPGYEGVSEFFTDLLNHVATVLQGQSAATAAAGDAAPLRHSRLLAEQAGGLAGERTCSAGPGCCSNLMGPDPPWTAEADAGGVGQGGTAKLPHQRLGCTAAVSPSFQQHCVASLATKASSQ